In one window of Streptomyces griseus subsp. griseus DNA:
- a CDS encoding helix-turn-helix transcriptional regulator, translated as MTAVDMKNRTTERGQYRRPDTAGRTAPATPGAGTGGRVTVAVYAEDLILQTGMIHQLRMRPEIELIPDAEADRAQVSLVVVDMVDEPTVQLLHRLRRNTSTRTGLVVGFFESGALQTMIECGVAAVLRRGEADQDRLIHLVKAMANGEGVLPGDLLGKLLDHVSSLQRTVLDPRGLTLSTLTAREAEMIRLVSEGFDTSEIAQKTSYSERTVKNVLHEVATRLELRNRAHAVGYAMRHGLI; from the coding sequence ATGACAGCGGTGGACATGAAGAACAGGACGACGGAGCGCGGCCAGTACCGCAGGCCCGACACGGCCGGGCGGACCGCCCCGGCCACCCCCGGGGCCGGGACCGGCGGAAGGGTCACCGTGGCGGTGTACGCGGAGGACCTGATCCTCCAGACCGGCATGATCCACCAGCTGCGGATGCGGCCCGAGATAGAGCTGATACCGGACGCCGAGGCCGACCGGGCCCAGGTCTCCCTGGTGGTGGTGGACATGGTGGACGAGCCCACCGTCCAGCTGCTGCACCGCCTCCGGCGCAACACCTCCACCCGCACCGGACTGGTCGTCGGCTTCTTCGAGTCGGGTGCGCTCCAGACCATGATCGAGTGCGGGGTCGCCGCCGTCCTGCGGCGCGGCGAGGCCGACCAGGACCGGCTGATCCACCTGGTCAAGGCGATGGCCAACGGCGAGGGCGTCCTCCCGGGCGACCTCCTCGGCAAGCTCCTGGACCATGTCAGCAGCCTCCAGCGGACGGTCCTGGACCCCCGCGGGCTCACCCTCTCCACCCTCACGGCACGGGAGGCGGAGATGATCCGGCTGGTGTCCGAGGGCTTCGACACATCGGAGATCGCGCAGAAGACCTCGTACTCCGAACGCACCGTCAAGAACGTGCTGCACGAGGTCGCGACCCGGCTGGAACTGCGCAACCGCGCGCACGCGGTGGGCTACGCGATGCGGCACGGACTGATCTGA